A stretch of the Saprospiraceae bacterium genome encodes the following:
- a CDS encoding 2-oxo acid dehydrogenase subunit E2: MAKVELIMPKMGESIMEATILKWLKKPGDPVELDETILEIATDKVDSEIPSPAKGILSELLFKENDVVAIGKVIAVIETAGAASAVKDSPAIVPNLIQEAPQQAGSAVTQPTPQMPPSIQKSESTRFYSPLVRNIAKEEHISMQQLDGIAGSGLEGRLTKRDLMNFIAQNKSVQAPSQASQFIPATPPVAPQAAKSISGNVEIIEMDRMRKLIADHMVMSKQTSPHVTSFVEVDVTNLVQWRDKIKDLFQKKYNQKITFTPIFIEAIAKSIKDFPMINISVQGTQIIRKLDINIGMAAALPTGNLIVPVIKNADRLNLAGLTYQVNDLAERARNNKLKPDEIQEGTFTLTNVGTFGNVMGTPIINQPQVAIMATGAIRKKPAVIETPQGDTIGIRHMMFLSMSYDHRVVDGALGGSFIKRVADYLEQFDFKQTV, encoded by the coding sequence ATGGCGAAAGTCGAACTTATCATGCCTAAAATGGGCGAAAGCATCATGGAGGCCACCATACTTAAATGGCTTAAAAAGCCAGGAGATCCGGTAGAATTGGATGAAACTATCCTTGAAATCGCTACAGATAAAGTAGATAGTGAAATTCCTTCGCCTGCAAAGGGGATCCTATCCGAACTGCTTTTTAAAGAAAATGACGTGGTAGCCATCGGGAAGGTCATTGCAGTTATTGAGACCGCTGGAGCAGCGAGTGCAGTTAAGGATTCCCCTGCCATTGTACCCAATTTAATCCAGGAAGCACCTCAGCAGGCTGGATCGGCAGTAACTCAGCCAACTCCTCAAATGCCCCCGAGCATTCAAAAATCTGAATCCACCCGATTTTACTCTCCACTTGTTAGAAACATCGCAAAAGAGGAGCACATTTCCATGCAACAACTGGATGGCATTGCAGGCTCCGGATTAGAGGGTCGGCTGACCAAAAGAGATTTAATGAATTTTATTGCCCAAAATAAATCAGTTCAAGCTCCTTCACAAGCCAGTCAATTTATTCCAGCTACTCCACCAGTTGCTCCTCAAGCAGCAAAATCCATTTCGGGTAATGTTGAAATCATCGAAATGGACAGAATGCGTAAATTGATTGCAGATCATATGGTAATGAGTAAGCAAACTTCTCCACATGTTACTTCATTTGTAGAAGTGGATGTTACCAATTTAGTGCAATGGAGAGACAAGATTAAAGATTTGTTTCAAAAGAAATACAATCAGAAAATCACTTTTACTCCAATTTTTATCGAAGCAATTGCAAAGTCAATCAAAGACTTTCCAATGATTAACATTTCTGTTCAGGGAACTCAAATCATCCGAAAACTTGATATTAATATTGGAATGGCTGCTGCCCTGCCAACTGGAAATTTAATTGTACCAGTAATTAAAAATGCAGACCGTTTAAATTTAGCAGGCTTAACCTATCAGGTTAATGATCTTGCTGAACGTGCGCGAAATAATAAATTAAAACCAGATGAAATTCAGGAGGGTACATTTACCCTTACCAATGTAGGTACTTTTGGAAATGTGATGGGCACACCAATTATCAACCAACCACAAGTTGCCATAATGGCAACGGGTGCAATTCGAAAAAAACCAGCGGTAATAGAAACCCCACAGGGAGATACCATTGGCATCCGGCACATGATGTTTTTATCCATGTCCTATGATCACAGAGTGGTTGATGGTGCATTAGGGGGTTCATTTATCAAGCGGGTTGCGGATTATCTTGAGCAATTTGACTTTAAGCAAACTGTTTAA
- a CDS encoding CinA family nicotinamide mononucleotide deamidase-related protein — MKISLIVIGDEILLGQVIDSNASSIAKLLYQEGLQIFKKWTVADQEDEIQRALTESSQQSDIILMTGGLGPTKDDITKKTLADFLKRPLVFNEIQKEHLEKILKPRGIEVTERQLHQCYMPDRSLLLDNQMGTALGMWIEQEGKIYISMPGVPYEMEFIMQHGVIPKLRSFQSDKHIIHQTVYTVGMGETEIAARIEPLLSNMPAHISIAYLPSQGQVKVRLTTSGNDKEFIQVELDHFINMIQTELETAIIGIGQTSLEKEIGNLLRNGKKTLVTAESCTGGHLAHQISSVPGASDYFLGSVVAYQNHIKESLLNVAPEILETNGAVSEACVIAMVKGVCEKFNSDFAIATSGIAGPGGGTPEKPVGTVWIAYGTKENIETKKFQFTRDRIRNIEASSTFAMILFWKFLKRQSF; from the coding sequence ATGAAAATTTCTTTAATAGTAATAGGTGATGAAATATTGTTAGGACAAGTTATTGATTCCAATGCTTCATCCATAGCTAAATTATTGTATCAGGAAGGCCTTCAAATTTTTAAAAAGTGGACAGTTGCAGATCAGGAAGATGAAATCCAACGTGCACTTACTGAAAGTTCGCAACAATCGGATATTATTTTAATGACTGGTGGATTGGGTCCAACCAAAGACGATATTACAAAGAAAACACTGGCAGATTTTTTAAAACGGCCCCTTGTGTTTAATGAGATCCAAAAAGAACATCTTGAAAAAATTTTAAAACCTCGGGGAATTGAAGTTACAGAACGGCAATTGCATCAATGTTATATGCCGGACCGATCCTTATTGTTAGATAATCAAATGGGGACAGCTTTAGGGATGTGGATTGAACAGGAAGGAAAAATTTATATTTCTATGCCAGGGGTGCCTTATGAAATGGAATTTATTATGCAACATGGAGTAATTCCAAAACTAAGGTCATTTCAATCAGATAAGCATATAATACACCAAACGGTGTACACAGTTGGAATGGGAGAAACTGAAATAGCTGCCCGCATCGAGCCTTTGTTGAGCAACATGCCGGCGCATATTTCGATTGCTTATCTTCCTTCCCAAGGACAAGTAAAAGTTAGACTTACCACATCTGGAAATGATAAAGAGTTTATCCAGGTTGAATTGGATCATTTTATCAACATGATTCAAACCGAATTGGAAACTGCAATTATCGGAATTGGTCAAACAAGTCTTGAAAAAGAAATTGGCAACTTACTTAGAAATGGTAAAAAAACTTTAGTGACTGCAGAAAGTTGTACGGGAGGTCACTTGGCACATCAAATCAGTTCCGTACCTGGTGCTTCTGATTATTTTTTAGGCTCAGTTGTGGCATATCAAAATCATATTAAAGAATCCTTATTAAATGTGGCTCCAGAAATTTTAGAAACCAATGGAGCGGTTAGTGAAGCTTGTGTAATTGCAATGGTAAAAGGGGTTTGCGAGAAATTTAATTCTGATTTTGCCATTGCAACAAGTGGCATTGCAGGTCCTGGTGGCGGGACTCCTGAAAAACCAGTTGGGACCGTTTGGATCGCCTATGGAACCAAAGAGAATATTGAAACAAAAAAATTTCAGTTCACCCGGGATCGAATTCGAAATATCGAAGCCAGTTCGACGTTTGCCATGATCTTATTTTGGAAATTTTTAAAAAGGCAATCCTTCTAA
- the lpxK gene encoding tetraacyldisaccharide 4'-kinase, with amino-acid sequence MILQKLIAILLSPFSFLYGIGVSLYQALFFSGLIKPVHFSFPVISVGNLTIGGTGKSPHIEYLIRLLQDYIELAVLSRGYKRKTAGFLLLESDTNVSECGDEPKQIKLNFPEIPVAVSESRAIGIPRLLRNLPDLKLILLDDAFQHLAVKPGLSILLTEYNKPFSEDYLLPSGRLREWRFGAARADCIIVSKCPDEMPDETVWRDKLQLKAHQKLFFSKIQYGIPYNILKPEQKFVLNPGLHITLISAIAQSFYLLNYLSKEVASVTDFNFEDHHYFTQTELSGILQKHQQISHPNKMLLTTQKDATRLTGFKDYFESNQIEVYAIPIEVDFFNKIEFDQYIKNYLLEFKV; translated from the coding sequence TTGATTTTGCAGAAACTGATTGCCATTTTATTAAGTCCTTTTTCATTTCTATACGGTATTGGCGTCAGTCTCTATCAGGCCTTATTTTTTTCAGGGCTTATTAAGCCTGTACATTTTAGCTTTCCGGTAATTTCCGTTGGCAATTTAACAATTGGAGGTACAGGTAAATCTCCCCACATTGAATATTTAATTCGCTTATTGCAGGATTATATTGAACTCGCAGTATTAAGCAGAGGATATAAACGCAAAACAGCGGGATTTTTATTATTGGAATCAGATACCAATGTTTCAGAATGCGGAGATGAACCTAAGCAGATCAAATTAAATTTTCCGGAAATACCAGTTGCAGTTTCTGAAAGCAGAGCTATTGGCATTCCAAGATTGTTGAGAAACCTACCGGATCTTAAATTAATATTATTAGATGATGCTTTTCAGCATTTGGCAGTTAAACCCGGACTCTCAATTCTTTTAACTGAATACAATAAACCTTTTTCAGAGGATTATTTATTGCCGAGTGGGCGATTGCGAGAATGGCGGTTTGGAGCAGCCAGAGCAGACTGTATAATTGTAAGCAAATGTCCGGATGAAATGCCCGATGAAACCGTTTGGAGGGATAAGTTGCAACTTAAAGCACACCAGAAACTTTTTTTCTCAAAGATTCAGTATGGGATTCCTTATAATATTTTAAAGCCAGAGCAAAAATTTGTTTTAAATCCAGGATTGCATATTACCTTAATTAGTGCGATAGCACAATCATTTTATCTTCTTAATTATTTATCAAAAGAAGTTGCTTCGGTAACTGATTTTAATTTTGAGGATCATCATTATTTTACACAAACTGAACTTTCAGGAATTTTGCAGAAGCATCAACAGATTTCACATCCGAATAAAATGTTATTGACAACTCAAAAGGATGCAACCCGTTTGACTGGATTTAAAGATTATTTTGAATCTAACCAAATAGAAGTATATGCAATTCCGATTGAAGTAGATTTTTTTAACAAAATTGAATTTGATCAGTACATTAAAAATTACCTCCTGGAATTTAAGGTATGA
- a CDS encoding PorT family protein, with the protein MKNTIIFTFLLGLCCTQNGIGQRFFIGANAALQSTWIFSSTDFDEGGLLNFESTIKSAYGFYTGYQLNAKFGMESGAIYSFQGQRYVTEGNSLANYKTNLEYLKIPLLFNYQTDPSKKFSIVSQIGFQFSVLLNAESSRAQVFGPYSPKLADVKDFYNSLPIELVLGLGVQMNFSKYAIRLLIRPDYSLTDIEKTDKKPGLRSPSSNFTFGLPQVGFHFKL; encoded by the coding sequence ATGAAGAACACAATCATTTTTACTTTTTTACTTGGATTATGCTGTACCCAAAATGGTATCGGACAACGTTTTTTTATTGGGGCAAATGCTGCATTGCAAAGTACCTGGATTTTTTCATCCACTGATTTTGATGAAGGGGGCTTACTTAACTTTGAAAGTACGATCAAGTCAGCTTATGGATTCTATACAGGCTATCAGTTAAACGCTAAATTCGGTATGGAATCTGGTGCTATATATAGTTTTCAGGGACAGCGCTATGTAACGGAAGGCAATTCGCTGGCTAATTACAAAACAAATTTGGAATACCTGAAAATTCCTTTGTTATTCAATTATCAAACGGATCCATCCAAAAAGTTTTCGATTGTCAGTCAAATTGGATTCCAGTTTAGCGTCCTGCTAAATGCTGAAAGCTCCAGAGCTCAGGTATTTGGTCCATATAGTCCGAAACTGGCAGATGTAAAAGACTTCTACAATTCGCTCCCCATTGAACTGGTCCTTGGATTAGGAGTTCAAATGAATTTTAGCAAATACGCGATTCGATTATTGATTCGACCAGATTATTCTTTGACCGATATAGAAAAAACAGATAAAAAACCAGGATTGCGGAGCCCGTCAAGTAATTTTACCTTTGGCTTACCCCAGGTAGGTTTTCATTTTAAACTATAA
- a CDS encoding DUF2851 family protein, with product MREDLIQFIWRSKTVLDKPLYLSNGLPVSVINPGLFNTNQGPDFLFAKIQIDGVIWNGHVEIHIKSSDWLAHQHDTDPNYQNIILHIVWIHDKEVQFKDRVLPCLELKNFVDQELLDRYENLMNHNDSIACHSFLDGISTQLKSIQIERMMVERLEQKTENINADLLQNQWDWEDLFYKKLAHYMVAPVNSGAMDSLTAKIPRQLVLKNSSDLIELQSLFFGVSGLLSEPCQDAYFKMLCKNFTHQQLKFDLQTMDAFQWKLLRLRPAHFPSLRIAQLAALLYKMPHLFSQVVEAGDLKSIYLIFDVSPGIYWQDHVGFSKPCRYKNLAAIGKQTKEILIINVVIPFLFAYGTVQQKPAYCQRALDWMQCLKAEKNNIVYMWKSFNFAMDHAGQSQGGIQLYRCYCIAKKCSSCLIGNEILNHPMKHVHRSC from the coding sequence ATGCGAGAAGACCTGATCCAATTCATTTGGAGGTCTAAAACAGTATTGGATAAGCCCTTGTATTTATCCAATGGACTTCCTGTGTCTGTAATCAATCCTGGCCTGTTTAACACAAACCAAGGACCTGATTTTTTGTTTGCCAAAATCCAAATAGATGGAGTTATTTGGAATGGCCATGTTGAAATTCATATCAAGTCATCTGATTGGCTTGCTCACCAGCATGATACTGATCCAAATTATCAAAACATAATCTTGCACATCGTCTGGATTCACGATAAAGAGGTACAGTTTAAGGATCGAGTTTTACCCTGTCTTGAATTAAAAAACTTTGTAGACCAGGAACTATTGGATCGGTATGAAAACTTAATGAATCATAACGATTCTATCGCTTGTCATTCATTTCTTGATGGCATTTCAACTCAATTGAAATCTATACAGATTGAACGCATGATGGTTGAACGACTGGAGCAAAAGACAGAAAATATCAATGCTGATTTATTGCAAAATCAATGGGACTGGGAAGATTTATTTTATAAGAAACTGGCTCATTATATGGTCGCGCCGGTAAATTCCGGAGCCATGGATAGTTTGACAGCAAAAATACCACGTCAGCTTGTGCTAAAAAACAGTTCGGATTTAATTGAATTGCAATCTTTGTTTTTTGGCGTATCCGGATTGCTTTCGGAGCCTTGTCAGGATGCGTATTTCAAGATGCTTTGTAAGAACTTTACACATCAGCAATTGAAATTTGATTTGCAAACTATGGATGCATTTCAATGGAAATTATTGCGCTTGCGACCGGCCCATTTTCCATCCCTTCGCATTGCACAATTGGCAGCTTTGTTGTACAAAATGCCCCATCTGTTTTCACAAGTTGTAGAAGCCGGAGATTTAAAATCAATTTATTTAATTTTTGATGTTTCACCAGGAATATACTGGCAAGATCATGTTGGATTCTCCAAACCTTGCAGGTATAAAAATTTGGCAGCTATTGGCAAACAAACAAAGGAAATATTGATAATTAACGTGGTCATTCCGTTTTTATTTGCATATGGTACGGTTCAGCAAAAACCTGCCTATTGCCAACGGGCATTGGATTGGATGCAATGTCTTAAAGCCGAGAAAAACAATATTGTATATATGTGGAAAAGTTTTAATTTTGCAATGGATCACGCCGGTCAGAGTCAGGGTGGAATTCAATTATACCGCTGTTATTGCATAGCAAAAAAATGCAGTTCTTGTCTGATCGGAAATGAAATCCTCAATCACCCCATGAAACATGTTCATCGCTCTTGTTGA
- a CDS encoding dihydrofolate reductase, producing MKISCIVAMNSKGIIGFENQIPWYLPADLKYFKKVTKGHCILMGRKCYESIGRPLPLRTNIIVTRDPYFIVSNCLTAHSINEGLYLAQKIGESELFIIGGGEIYKQTAHLWNRLYITKVDIDCEGDTFFPELEMNDWTLISEQHFTKDDSNEMNYSFLVFDKK from the coding sequence ATGAAAATCTCGTGTATTGTAGCAATGAATTCTAAAGGGATCATTGGTTTTGAAAATCAGATCCCCTGGTATTTGCCTGCAGATCTTAAGTATTTTAAAAAAGTTACCAAAGGCCATTGCATCCTCATGGGAAGAAAATGTTATGAAAGTATTGGAAGACCATTGCCGTTGAGAACCAATATTATCGTTACAAGGGACCCTTATTTTATAGTTTCAAATTGTTTAACAGCTCATTCAATCAATGAAGGCCTGTATCTCGCTCAAAAAATAGGGGAATCGGAATTATTTATCATCGGTGGAGGTGAAATTTACAAGCAAACTGCGCATCTTTGGAATCGGCTCTATATTACAAAAGTGGATATCGATTGTGAAGGCGATACATTTTTTCCGGAATTGGAAATGAATGATTGGACCTTGATTTCTGAACAGCATTTCACAAAAGATGATTCAAATGAAATGAATTATTCGTTTTTAGTATTTGATAAAAAATAA
- a CDS encoding penicillin-binding protein 2, with product MEDKRILRYQVLMGFIICSAIGLIFTLAKIQLFNPYYSNKASSITLNQNIIYPPRGLFYDRNGKILVINYPTYDLYVTYKDVSPSMDTNMFCELLHISKETFQSNMEKDWKSGKYSKSIPFVFLKSIPLDVFLPFQENAFRFPGFDGLLRSIREYPQPHGSNFLGYISEVNKDDIDRSDGLYKPGDYIGTAGLEKFYEEEIRGTNGVEFVLKDNLGREVGPFEYGKLDRKANSGLDAILGIDLELQQFGDTLMKNKVGGIVAIEPATGEILCQITAPTYNPNLLSIQNNRGLAYAYLLRDSLKPLFDRSSNAKYPPGSIFKPILALIALQEGVLNEHTAHPCSGAYYYKNVSYGCHNHPAPYKLSVALQHSCNSYFIQTFRDLIEIKGFNKPQFGLDLLVKYLNAFGLGKPLYTDVATESGGFIPTSEYYTRLYKTDQWRSTYFVSVGIGQGELLLSTIQMANLAAIIANRGYFFTPHLVKGFNSESILIPEKYRTPNTVPIDKNYFEPVVEGMELAIRGGTASKAYNPEIVTCGKTGTSQNPHGDDHSVFFAFAPRENPKIAIAVYVENAGWGGNVAAPIASLMIEKYLKRKINRLDLQEKMMKIDLISKKPKT from the coding sequence ATGGAAGATAAACGAATTTTGCGCTACCAAGTCCTTATGGGATTTATTATATGCAGTGCAATTGGTTTGATTTTCACGTTGGCAAAAATTCAGTTGTTCAATCCTTATTATTCGAATAAGGCAAGTTCAATAACATTAAATCAAAACATTATCTATCCACCCAGAGGACTGTTTTATGACCGGAATGGTAAAATATTGGTTATAAATTATCCGACTTATGATTTGTATGTCACGTATAAGGATGTTAGTCCATCGATGGATACCAATATGTTTTGTGAACTCTTGCACATAAGCAAGGAAACTTTTCAGTCAAATATGGAAAAAGACTGGAAGTCAGGAAAATACAGTAAATCGATTCCATTTGTTTTTTTGAAAAGCATTCCATTGGATGTATTCCTTCCATTTCAGGAAAATGCATTTCGGTTTCCGGGGTTTGATGGATTGCTCCGGTCCATACGTGAATATCCCCAACCACATGGTTCTAATTTTTTAGGATATATCAGCGAAGTAAATAAAGATGATATTGATCGATCGGATGGTTTGTATAAGCCGGGAGATTATATTGGAACCGCAGGTCTGGAAAAATTTTATGAAGAAGAAATTCGCGGTACCAATGGGGTAGAATTTGTATTAAAAGATAATCTGGGACGAGAAGTCGGACCGTTTGAATATGGTAAGCTGGACCGAAAAGCAAATTCAGGATTGGATGCGATTCTCGGGATTGATTTGGAATTACAACAATTTGGAGATACCCTGATGAAAAACAAGGTTGGTGGTATCGTAGCAATCGAACCCGCAACAGGTGAAATCTTATGCCAAATTACTGCACCAACGTATAATCCAAATTTACTTTCCATTCAAAACAACCGAGGCTTAGCGTATGCATATTTGTTAAGAGATTCTCTTAAACCCTTATTTGACCGATCTTCTAATGCAAAATATCCACCCGGTTCTATATTCAAACCAATTTTGGCATTAATTGCATTGCAGGAAGGCGTGTTGAATGAACACACCGCACATCCTTGTTCGGGTGCTTATTATTATAAAAATGTATCTTATGGTTGTCACAATCACCCGGCTCCATATAAACTTTCAGTAGCACTTCAGCATTCATGCAATTCGTATTTTATACAAACATTCAGAGATTTAATTGAAATAAAAGGATTTAATAAACCGCAATTTGGTTTGGATCTTTTGGTAAAGTATTTAAATGCATTCGGATTGGGCAAACCTTTATACACCGATGTGGCAACAGAAAGCGGTGGATTTATTCCTACCTCCGAATATTATACCCGTTTGTATAAAACGGATCAATGGCGTTCCACTTATTTTGTTTCTGTAGGAATTGGTCAGGGTGAATTGTTGCTCAGCACCATTCAAATGGCTAATTTAGCTGCGATCATTGCCAACAGAGGGTATTTTTTTACACCGCATCTGGTTAAAGGGTTTAATAGTGAATCTATTTTAATTCCAGAAAAATACCGAACCCCAAATACGGTTCCGATTGACAAAAACTATTTTGAACCCGTTGTAGAAGGGATGGAACTTGCAATTCGGGGAGGGACTGCATCTAAAGCCTACAATCCGGAAATTGTTACTTGTGGAAAAACCGGAACTTCACAAAATCCACATGGAGATGACCATTCTGTATTTTTTGCATTTGCTCCACGTGAAAATCCGAAAATAGCCATTGCAGTTTATGTTGAAAATGCGGGATGGGGAGGAAACGTAGCAGCACCCATCGCCTCTTTGATGATTGAAAAATACCTGAAACGTAAAATTAACAGACTGGATTTGCAGGAAAAGATGATGAAAATAGACCTCATTTCCAAAAAACCCAAGACATGA
- the mreC gene encoding rod shape-determining protein MreC, with translation MWRILNIIVQNGSAVLFVLLQALCLFWVVKFNQNQQKIYLHSYQLMASGIQNKYQKTIDYFGLRARYDSIANENARLLSEQINRPYKNHNPDSLIENVRASYQLIQARVINNSLEKRNNMITLDKGGKDQIAPGMGVITSKGIVGIVTDTSASYALVMSLLHSGSNISSRLKRCGFFGPLVWNGKDPSIMNLMAIQNYADVRLGDTVVTSGYSVIFPKDLMIGVVDVYKKEEGSFTYKINVKLSQSMTNLDQVYVVLNKDKGEKEGLEKKSLHYE, from the coding sequence ATGTGGAGAATTCTAAATATAATTGTCCAAAACGGTTCAGCTGTATTGTTTGTACTTCTACAGGCGCTCTGTCTGTTTTGGGTGGTAAAGTTTAACCAGAATCAACAAAAAATTTACCTCCATTCTTATCAACTGATGGCAAGTGGAATACAAAATAAATATCAAAAGACGATTGATTATTTTGGATTGCGCGCACGGTATGATAGCATTGCAAATGAAAATGCACGTCTTTTAAGTGAACAAATAAATCGACCGTATAAAAATCATAACCCAGACAGCCTCATTGAAAATGTGCGGGCCTCCTATCAACTCATACAAGCTCGGGTAATCAACAATTCACTCGAAAAAAGAAATAATATGATTACGCTCGATAAAGGGGGCAAGGATCAAATTGCACCCGGAATGGGAGTAATTACATCTAAAGGAATTGTGGGAATTGTAACGGATACAAGTGCATCTTATGCTTTGGTCATGTCTTTACTTCATAGTGGTTCTAACATCAGCTCCAGATTAAAGCGTTGTGGATTTTTTGGACCTTTGGTTTGGAATGGAAAGGATCCATCTATTATGAATTTGATGGCCATTCAAAATTATGCGGATGTGCGATTGGGGGATACAGTGGTTACCAGCGGCTATTCAGTGATTTTTCCAAAGGATTTAATGATTGGTGTCGTAGATGTATATAAAAAAGAGGAAGGATCTTTCACCTATAAAATAAATGTTAAACTCAGTCAGTCAATGACCAATCTGGATCAGGTATATGTCGTTTTAAATAAAGACAAAGGGGAGAAGGAAGGATTGGAAAAAAAATCCCTGCACTATGAATAA
- a CDS encoding rod shape-determining protein, whose product MKVFNLFVQELAVDLGTANTLIIQDDKVVVDEPSIVAIDKKSGEVIAVGNKAMQMHEKTHKNIETIRPLKDGVIADFQAAEAMIQGMINMIGTKRRFFTHLRMVICIPSGITEVEKRAVFDSADHVDSKETYLIHEPMAAALGIGLDVEEPIGNMVIDIGGGTTEIAVIALSGIVCDQSIRVAGDEFTGDIIDYMRREHNMLIGERTAEQMKIHIGSALKTLDNPPDPYPINGRDLMTGIPRQIIIKYEETAEALDKSIMKIEEAVLKALELTPPELSSDIYRTGLYLTGGGALLRGLDKRLSLKTKLPVIVAQDPLRAVVRGTGIALKNTDRFSFLIDRKSI is encoded by the coding sequence ATGAAAGTATTTAATTTATTTGTTCAGGAATTGGCTGTTGACCTGGGAACTGCCAATACCTTAATTATACAAGATGATAAGGTCGTTGTAGACGAACCCTCGATTGTTGCTATAGATAAAAAATCAGGCGAAGTAATCGCTGTGGGCAATAAAGCCATGCAAATGCATGAGAAAACCCATAAAAACATTGAAACGATCAGACCGTTGAAAGATGGAGTAATTGCCGATTTTCAGGCAGCTGAAGCAATGATTCAGGGAATGATCAACATGATCGGAACCAAACGACGCTTTTTCACCCATCTCCGAATGGTCATCTGTATCCCATCCGGGATTACCGAGGTTGAAAAAAGAGCGGTTTTTGATTCAGCAGACCATGTGGATTCTAAAGAAACCTATTTGATCCATGAACCCATGGCAGCAGCTCTTGGTATTGGCCTCGACGTGGAAGAGCCAATTGGAAACATGGTGATTGATATTGGAGGGGGAACAACCGAAATTGCCGTAATTGCCTTATCGGGTATCGTTTGCGATCAATCCATACGGGTTGCAGGGGATGAATTTACCGGGGATATCATAGATTACATGCGCCGGGAACATAATATGTTGATTGGAGAGCGTACGGCTGAGCAAATGAAAATACACATCGGTTCTGCTTTAAAAACGCTTGATAATCCACCGGATCCGTATCCAATTAATGGCCGGGACTTAATGACCGGGATCCCAAGACAGATTATTATTAAATATGAAGAAACTGCTGAAGCACTTGATAAATCAATCATGAAAATTGAGGAGGCTGTTTTGAAGGCTCTTGAATTAACGCCACCTGAACTTTCATCAGATATTTATCGGACCGGATTGTATTTGACAGGAGGTGGGGCTTTGTTAAGAGGTTTGGATAAACGTTTGTCTTTAAAAACAAAACTTCCTGTAATTGTAGCACAAGATCCCTTAAGAGCCGTTGTGAGAGGAACTGGTATTGCTTTAAAAAATACAGACCGTTTTTCATTTCTCATTGACCGGAAGAGCATTTAA